In Thalassophryne amazonica chromosome 4, fThaAma1.1, whole genome shotgun sequence, a genomic segment contains:
- the LOC117509322 gene encoding zona pellucida-like domain-containing protein 1: protein MTRTESDSLCVLISHSSSLTVLSLVIQLGLILQTQAQQPNPCISHSTFRPPEDSDITVLCGTQSVDLSIFICPMYEARYNESLMVLNNQKNNSDCFGTADFTKNPPVLRFSFRLNASSITQCNHQFKITTENGTGQFSEFSNVQFVTISGTVNSIDLSAGVITYRPQVLYKYACRYPLQYLLNNTELSVAGVNLAINENNGSFISTLRMRLYEDEAYTKLLNIPQDGLKLKTKVYVAVVATNLTNRFNVLLDRCYATTSPYPTVDKYYDLFVGCDHDAQTKVELNGKSQVAQFSFETFRFVEHKGQKVSTFYLHCTTRLCEVEKCKELLPTCNITLGRRKRAVRGGDSTTNTTVSVSSSPILVNDLTSDDNPTSAQRQDTLGQNEYTGPVVAVIICIVILFIIVCSVVACLWLYVRLRKPILQ from the exons ATGACACGTACAGAATCTGATTCCCTCTGTGTTTTGATCTCTCACAGTAGCAGCCTCACCGTTCTCAGCCTGGTCATCCAGCTTGGCCTCATTCTGCAGACTCAGGCCCAGCAGCCAAACCCTTGCATTTCTCATTCAACCTTCAGACCTCCAG AAGACAGTGACATCACAGTACTGTGCGGCACCCAGTCTGTGGATCTGAGCATCTTCATTTGCCCGATGTATGAAGCTCGCTACAACGAGAGCCTGATGGTCCTCAACAACCAGAAAAACAATTCTGACTGTTTCGGGACCGCCGACTTCACTAAGAACCCACCAGTCTTACGATTCAGTTTCCGCTTAAACGCGAGCTCCATTACCCAGTGCAACCATCAGTTTAAG ATAACCACTGAGAATGGGACTGGACAATTTTCAGAGTTCTCAAATGTGCAGTTTGTCACCATCTCCGGTACTGTGAACTCCATCGACCTTTCTGCTGGGGTGATCACGTACCGTCCACAGGTCTTATACAAGTACGCCTGCCGCTATCCGCTGCAGTACCTTTTGAACAACACTGAACTATCTGT AGCAGGAGTCAATCTGGCCATTAACGAAAATAACGGGAGCTTCATCAGCACATTAAGAATGCGTCTGTACGAG GATGAAGCGTACACAAAATTGCTGAATATACCACAAGATGGACTCAAACTGAAGACCAAGGTTTACGTTGCGGTTGTAGCTACTAATCTGACCAACAG GTTCAATGTGCTGCTGGACAGATGTTACGCAACGACGAGTCCGTATCCCACAGTCGACAAGTATTATGACCTTTTTGTTGG GTGCGATCACGATGCACAAACGAAGGTCGAGCTCAATGGCAAGTCTCAGGTGGCGCAATTCTCCTTTGAGACCTTCAGATTTGTTGAACACAAAGGTCAAAAAGTTTCCACGTTCTACCTTCACTGCACCACCAGGCTGTGTGAAGTGGAAAAGTGCAAAGAATTACTGCCT ACGTGCAATATTACCCTGGGAAGGAGGAAACGAGCAGTCCGCGGCGGCGACTCGACCACAAACACCACCGTCAGCGTCAGTTCTTCTCCCATCTTGGTGAATGACCTGACCAGCG ACGACAATCCAACGTCTGCTCAACGCCAAG ATACTCTGGGTCAGAACGAGTACACCGGCCCCGTGGTGGCCGTCATCATCTGCATCGTCATTTTATTCATCATCGTTTGCTCCGTTGTTGCTTGCCTTTGGTTGTACGTCAGACTACGAAAACCGATCTTGCAGTAA